tatttattgcttttattCAGTTTTGATTATGCGTGAGGGTAAACAAGAGGCTCGTTTTACGGCCATaacagaaaatacaaataatacaCGTATTTATGAATTGGAATAATGTAAGTATTTAAAGTAAGGAGATACAGTGAGCATGAAATCATAACgtaataaaattcatttttttcttctgATTTGTAAAATGTGAACAAACTGCCTGGCTAGTCACTAAATATATGTTAAATACTCTTTGTAACTACATATAACATTTGGACTTAATTTAAGTTGGGCGAACGCCTTTGTCGTTTTCGTGAGAATCGCTATCCCTTAAAAGGTGCATGAATATAACAAGGACCAGCCTCTCAATCACTTAAAATTGGCACCCCGCCTGAGAAAGTTATTGCTAGCGATGCTCTTTTCGATAGCCACATGTATGGAGGAAACGCGTGCAATGAGCGTGTTGTAGATCAGCAGCAAACATCGCGCATCCATGGCTGGAAAGTAGTAAAGTAGAAATTAGTCTTGCTAGATTCTGAGGAGCCAATCCCCGACTCACCGGCATAAAGAATCTGCTCGCGACGCAGTGGTCGATTAGCCCAGTTTGAACACTGGTTTGATTTGTTCAGTTTCTTGCCAAGGCATGCCAATGAGAGATCCGTCAGGGCGTCTCCTGCCCGGTTTACATTGCCAAAGGGTAGCTCAACGCCGAAGCGCTGCTTTTTCAACTCCAGCCATAGGCTGCGAAGGTCCAAGTAGTGGTGAGGCATTTGAAGGCGCAGATGCAGGGGCAATGAGCGCTGCAATACACTGAGATCACTGACCATAGAGAAGCCTACCTTACGGATGTTCACGTTGTTGAAGATATTAGCGCCCAGCAAGCGCCAGTGTTCCTCGCATAGGCTCTCCCTTGCCAGACAGTCGATCAGGTAGACATTGTGGCCGGTGGCAATCTGTAGCACGCACAACTGATTGTCTCCGCATACGCTCTGCATCCATTCAGAATCCAGGTATATGACGCACTCCTGCTGCAGATGGTATAACATGCGATCGAACTGTTCAGCCTTGTCCACAATGATAAGGCACTCGTCGGGCAGGTCCATGGTCAGGTACATATCACATCTACTTGCGGCGCAGCGGTCCTCGCTGGGGGATTCCCAGCCTGCCGATTTTCCAGCGCCATTTTGCAAGACCTGCGCCTTGATCTCCAGCGGACAATCTTTCGGATCAAGATTAAACTCCTTGTACCAATAGATGGCCTCAGAATGAGCTCCAGCCGAGGCCATATACATTACGAAGTCCGTGCGCAGCGCGTAGTCATAGGCATGGACGCTCACCAGCTCCCGGAAACTGGCCAGGTTGATGCGCGCCTTCTCGTACTCGCGGTAAAGGTAATGCAAATAGCCGCACGTTTTCGTGAACTTATAGTTGGGCGTGACAGTGTCGTCGAAACCATACTTCTTGGCTAGACGCGCCACAATCTTGGCAATAGGCCGATAGCTAAGCACGTGATGAGAGATTTTAAGATTCTTGTACCTACTGCAGGTTAAAGAGACCATAAAATTAGCTCAATTTTAAGACCATTTAATTACATACTTACTGGAGAAAATGCTCGCAGAGCTCTATAACTTGCTTTTCCTTGTGCAGCAACGAATCCAAAAACTTGACAAAGGGCAGCCGCTGATGTGTGGCATAGTCCAGATAGTCCTCGGCTAGTGGTAGTTTCTCGATTGCAATCAGCGGGAAAGCCAGTTCCATCATGTCGAACTCGTGCGTCAACTGCAGACTGATGGACCACTGGGTTACCTCTTTGTACAACCCGTTGTCCAGGAGTTCGCGCAACTTGGGAAGCAGTAAATCGC
This sequence is a window from Drosophila santomea strain STO CAGO 1482 unplaced genomic scaffold, Prin_Dsan_1.1 Segkk79_quiver_pilon_misjoin1_scaf, whole genome shotgun sequence. Protein-coding genes within it:
- the LOC120457739 gene encoding exonuclease mut-7 homolog; this encodes MALKSHMYNAIPAGMESDEEEMENLMTNLKIKRLEDITTGAGIDGCNFDATLDAKAEEFFKLFREMWNMYSKKKSPHLRQEFGKALMGHQDPLLLALKIFANCPDSSNIKPKSLSHFVLDTVCKLHKDFPQLGEGCDPNTSMIAFNFVKTSGLLALNNAVIHAYSLRQIRDLLLPKLRELLDNGLYKEVTQWSISLQLTHEFDMMELAFPLIAIEKLPLAEDYLDYATHQRLPFVKFLDSLLHKEKQVIELCEHFLHRYKNLKISHHVLSYRPIAKIVARLAKKYGFDDTVTPNYKFTKTCGYLHYLYREYEKARINLASFRELVSVHAYDYALRTDFVMYMASAGAHSEAIYWYKEFNLDPKDCPLEIKAQVLQNGAGKSAGWESPSEDRCAASRCDMYLTMDLPDECLIIVDKAEQFDRMLYHLQQECVIYLDSEWMQSVCGDNQLCVLQIATGHNVYLIDCLARESLCEEHWRLLGANIFNNVNIRKVGFSMVSDLSVLQRSLPLHLRLQMPHHYLDLRSLWLELKKQRFGVELPFGNVNRAGDALTDLSLACLGKKLNKSNQCSNWANRPLRREQILYAAMDARCLLLIYNTLIARVSSIHVAIEKSIASNNFLRRGANFK